From a single Arcobacter sp. CECT 8986 genomic region:
- the ppk2 gene encoding polyphosphate kinase 2 — protein sequence MNLSDFEKTNYSGLYVSKVAHPTFGKKYIARFQHERKRYVKVLGYTKKDNLTKKSALNLMQKFKDSIVIEDKKTNIEMKQIISDNAKPENIDEIQKLKSENDLMRSILGEFQEHDKDSLKDGIQKLYDAEELKQYQIELIKLQNYLENENKRMIILFEGRDASGKGGAIRRITRYMNNKHYRIVALGKPTETQKNQWFLQRYIEHFPTGGEIVLFDRSWYNRAMVEPIFGFCTQEEYEIFMEDVVNFEQDLVRQGMILIKLYFSVSKAEQKRRFDRRINDPLRQWKFSEVDMQAQDLWGEFSEKKYEMLRRTNSRSAPWHIVRSDDKHKARLEAVKIILNSVDYDGRNYALDFQPNEKVNISVQKELMQMRKSQNY from the coding sequence ATGAATTTAAGTGATTTTGAAAAGACAAATTATAGTGGACTATATGTATCAAAGGTTGCACATCCTACATTTGGGAAAAAATATATAGCAAGATTTCAGCACGAAAGAAAAAGATACGTAAAAGTTCTAGGATATACAAAAAAAGATAACCTTACTAAAAAAAGCGCATTAAACTTGATGCAGAAATTTAAAGATTCTATTGTTATTGAAGATAAGAAGACAAACATTGAGATGAAACAAATAATAAGTGATAATGCAAAACCTGAAAATATTGATGAAATTCAAAAGTTAAAGAGTGAAAATGATTTAATGAGAAGTATATTAGGTGAATTTCAAGAACATGATAAAGATAGTCTAAAAGATGGTATCCAAAAACTTTATGATGCAGAAGAGTTAAAACAGTATCAAATAGAACTTATTAAATTGCAAAATTATTTAGAAAATGAAAATAAAAGAATGATTATTCTTTTTGAAGGTAGAGATGCATCTGGAAAAGGTGGTGCAATTAGAAGAATCACTAGATATATGAATAATAAACACTATAGAATTGTAGCTTTAGGTAAACCAACTGAAACTCAAAAAAATCAATGGTTTTTACAAAGATATATCGAACACTTTCCAACTGGTGGTGAGATTGTACTATTTGATAGAAGTTGGTACAACAGAGCAATGGTTGAGCCAATATTTGGATTTTGTACACAAGAAGAGTATGAAATCTTTATGGAAGATGTAGTTAATTTTGAGCAAGATTTAGTAAGACAAGGAATGATTTTAATTAAACTTTATTTCTCTGTATCTAAAGCTGAACAAAAAAGAAGATTTGATAGAAGAATAAATGACCCATTAAGACAATGGAAATTCTCAGAAGTTGATATGCAAGCTCAAGATTTATGGGGTGAATTTTCAGAGAAAAAATATGAGATGTTAAGAAGAACAAACTCAAGAAGTGCTCCTTGGCATATTGTAAGAAGTGATGACAAACATAAAGCTAGACTTGAAGCTGTTAAAATTATTTTAAATTCTGTTGATTATGATGGAAGAAATTATGCATTAGATTTTCAACCAAATGAAAAAGTAAATATTTCAGTTCAAAAAGAGCTAATGCAAATGAGAAAATCTCAAAACTACTAA
- the ppk2 gene encoding polyphosphate kinase 2 produces MIEEEDNKKSKKEEKIRIWVKKEKVQYERELRLLQIELLKFQNYVKEMGLKVLLIFEGRDAAGKGGTIKRITEHLNPRGARVVALEKPSDIEKTQWYFQRYTKHLPSAGEIVLFDRSWYNRAGVEPVMGFCTTEEHHEFLKEVPEFEQMLVKSGIILLKFYISVSKKEQARRFKKREVDPLKQYKLSPVDKESQKLWDKYTVAKFSMLMASNTDVAPWTVIRSDDKKQARINCIKHILSSVEYPNKTTKEKIKVDKNIVIDGSKEIELMEKENKFAKAE; encoded by the coding sequence ATGATAGAGGAAGAAGACAACAAAAAGAGCAAAAAAGAAGAAAAAATACGTATTTGGGTAAAAAAAGAGAAAGTGCAGTATGAAAGGGAGTTAAGATTACTGCAAATTGAACTTTTAAAATTTCAAAACTATGTAAAAGAGATGGGTTTAAAAGTTTTATTAATTTTTGAAGGTAGAGATGCTGCTGGTAAAGGTGGAACTATCAAAAGAATTACAGAACATTTAAATCCAAGGGGAGCAAGAGTTGTAGCTTTAGAAAAACCAAGTGATATAGAGAAGACTCAATGGTATTTCCAAAGGTACACAAAACATCTACCAAGCGCGGGAGAGATAGTTTTATTTGATAGAAGCTGGTACAACAGAGCGGGTGTTGAACCAGTAATGGGATTTTGTACTACTGAAGAGCACCATGAATTTTTAAAAGAGGTACCAGAGTTTGAGCAAATGCTTGTAAAATCAGGAATAATTCTTTTAAAATTTTATATTTCAGTATCTAAAAAAGAGCAAGCAAGAAGATTCAAAAAAAGAGAAGTTGACCCTTTAAAACAGTATAAGTTATCACCAGTTGATAAAGAATCACAAAAATTATGGGATAAATATACAGTTGCAAAATTTTCTATGCTGATGGCTTCAAATACAGATGTTGCACCATGGACAGTAATAAGAAGTGATGATAAAAAACAAGCACGTATTAACTGTATCAAGCACATTTTGTCTTCAGTAGAATATCCAAATAAAACTACAAAAGAAAAAATAAAAGTAGATAAAAATATCGTTATAGATGGTAGTAAAGAAATAGAATTAATGGAAAAAGAAAATAAATTTGCAAAGGCTGAATAA
- the nspC gene encoding carboxynorspermidine decarboxylase — protein MKTNEIINNFENLPSPSFVCEEKLLEKNLKLLKKVQDEADVNILLALKGFAMHSTFELCRKYLKGCCASGLHEAILAKEKFAKEVHTYSPAFKDEEFDEIVDISNHVVFNSFSQLEKFKNRAINKTSIGLRVNPEYSSVEVDLYNPCGTYSRLGITKANFKPELLDGIDGLHFHALCEQNVDALQGALKNFEKNFGEYLPQMKWVNFGGGHHITRADYDVEGLIMLLKDFKQRYPHLEVYLEPGEAVGWQTGYLVATVLDIVENKMQIAILDTSAEAHMPDTLAMPYRAEIRNSGLANEKKYTYRLGGNTCLAGDIIGDYSFDEPLKVGDKIILEDMIHYTMVKTTTFNGIKLPSIVIKKDNDCYQIVKNFGYNDYQERLS, from the coding sequence ATGAAGACGAATGAAATAATAAATAACTTTGAAAACTTGCCAAGTCCAAGTTTTGTATGTGAAGAAAAACTGTTAGAAAAAAATCTAAAATTACTTAAAAAAGTTCAAGATGAAGCAGATGTAAATATACTTTTAGCACTAAAAGGTTTTGCAATGCACTCAACTTTTGAGTTATGCAGAAAGTATCTAAAAGGCTGTTGTGCATCTGGACTTCATGAAGCTATTCTTGCAAAAGAGAAGTTTGCAAAAGAAGTACACACTTATAGTCCTGCATTTAAAGATGAAGAGTTTGATGAAATAGTTGATATTTCTAATCATGTGGTATTTAACTCTTTTTCTCAACTAGAAAAGTTTAAAAATAGAGCAATAAATAAAACTTCTATTGGACTTAGAGTAAATCCTGAGTATTCATCTGTTGAAGTTGATTTATATAATCCTTGTGGTACTTATTCAAGACTAGGTATAACAAAAGCAAATTTTAAACCTGAATTATTAGATGGAATTGATGGACTGCATTTTCATGCTTTGTGTGAGCAAAATGTAGATGCATTGCAAGGTGCTTTAAAAAACTTTGAAAAAAACTTCGGTGAATATTTACCTCAAATGAAATGGGTTAATTTTGGTGGAGGACATCATATTACGAGAGCAGACTATGATGTAGAAGGTCTTATAATGCTTCTAAAAGATTTCAAGCAAAGATATCCTCATCTAGAAGTATATTTAGAACCAGGTGAAGCAGTTGGATGGCAAACAGGGTACCTTGTGGCAACTGTACTTGATATTGTAGAAAACAAAATGCAAATAGCCATCTTAGATACATCAGCAGAAGCTCATATGCCAGATACATTAGCTATGCCTTATAGAGCAGAGATAAGAAATAGTGGCTTAGCAAATGAGAAAAAATATACTTATAGACTAGGTGGAAATACTTGTCTTGCAGGCGATATTATCGGTGATTACTCTTTTGATGAGCCTTTAAAAGTTGGAGATAAAATTATACTTGAAGATATGATTCACTATACAATGGTAAAAACGACAACATTTAATGGAATAAAGTTACCATCAATTGTTATAAAAAAAGACAATGATTGTTACCAAATTGTAAAAAACTTTGGGTATAATGATTATCAAGAAAGACTTTCTTAA
- the rd gene encoding rubredoxin: MQKYICVVCDYVYDPAVGDPDGGIEPGTPFEEIPEDWQCPDCGVTKEDFEPFDEDE; encoded by the coding sequence ATGCAAAAATATATTTGTGTAGTATGTGACTACGTGTATGACCCTGCTGTTGGTGATCCAGATGGTGGAATTGAACCAGGAACACCTTTTGAAGAAATTCCAGAAGATTGGCAATGTCCAGACTGTGGAGTAACAAAAGAGGATTTTGAACCTTTCGATGAAGACGAATGA
- a CDS encoding saccharopine dehydrogenase family protein — translation MDKKGILIIGAGGVSRVATVKCAMNIDTFEKITLASRTVSKCDDIAKDIEKNQGVKIDTASVDADNVPQLVELIKKVNPKLVLNVALPYQDLTIMDACTQTGVDYVDTANYEHPDEAKFEYKEQWARNEQFKEAGVKALLGSGFDPGVTGVFCAYAQQNLFDEINYIDIMDCNAGDHGYAFATNFNPEINLREVSANGRYWEDGKWIETKPLEIRVEHDYPEVGVKPSYLLYHEELESLSKNIKGLKRIRFFMTFGDSYIQHMNCLQNVGMLGIEPVEHQGQKIIPIEFLKTLLPDPASLGPRTVGKTNIGCIIEGIKDGVKKKVYIYNVCDHQECYKETGAQAVSYTTGVPAMIGSKMLYKGIWDGKGVFNIEEFDAKPFMDELMIQGLPWKIIELPTK, via the coding sequence ATGGATAAAAAAGGTATTTTAATCATAGGTGCAGGTGGTGTTAGTAGAGTTGCAACAGTTAAATGTGCTATGAATATTGATACATTTGAAAAAATTACGTTAGCTTCAAGAACTGTAAGTAAATGTGATGATATTGCAAAAGATATTGAAAAAAATCAAGGTGTAAAAATAGACACTGCTAGTGTAGATGCAGATAATGTACCTCAATTAGTAGAGTTAATTAAAAAAGTTAATCCTAAACTTGTTTTAAATGTTGCGTTACCTTACCAAGATTTAACAATTATGGATGCTTGTACACAAACAGGTGTTGATTATGTAGATACTGCAAATTATGAGCATCCAGATGAAGCAAAATTTGAGTACAAAGAGCAATGGGCAAGAAATGAACAGTTTAAAGAAGCTGGAGTAAAAGCTCTATTAGGAAGCGGTTTTGACCCAGGTGTAACTGGAGTATTTTGTGCATACGCACAACAAAATCTATTTGATGAGATAAACTATATTGATATTATGGATTGTAATGCAGGTGACCATGGATATGCATTTGCAACAAACTTTAATCCAGAAATCAACTTAAGAGAAGTATCTGCAAATGGTAGATATTGGGAAGATGGAAAATGGATAGAAACAAAACCTTTAGAAATTAGAGTTGAGCATGATTATCCAGAAGTGGGGGTTAAACCATCTTATTTACTTTACCATGAAGAGTTAGAATCTTTAAGTAAAAATATCAAAGGTTTAAAAAGAATTAGATTTTTTATGACATTTGGAGATAGTTATATTCAACATATGAACTGTTTACAAAACGTTGGTATGTTAGGAATTGAACCTGTTGAACACCAAGGTCAAAAAATTATTCCTATTGAATTCTTGAAAACTCTATTACCTGATCCTGCAAGTCTTGGACCAAGAACTGTTGGTAAAACAAATATTGGTTGTATTATTGAGGGAATTAAAGATGGAGTTAAGAAAAAAGTTTATATTTATAATGTTTGTGACCACCAAGAGTGTTATAAAGAGACAGGTGCACAAGCAGTAAGTTATACAACTGGAGTTCCTGCAATGATTGGCTCTAAAATGTTATATAAAGGAATTTGGGATGGTAAAGGAGTATTCAATATAGAAGAGTTTGATGCAAAACCTTTTATGGATGAATTAATGATTCAAGGGTTACCTTGGAAAATTATAGAGTTACCAACTAAATAA